In the genome of Lactuca sativa cultivar Salinas chromosome 3, Lsat_Salinas_v11, whole genome shotgun sequence, the window TGTTCAAGCTATTGAAAATCTCTGATTTTTATCCTCATAACGAGTCTAAATGAACAAGATGGAAGAAAGCTATTTAATTTAAAACTGTCTTTATTACATTATTCATGATCATGGTTTGATCTTACAAAACACAATCAAAATCCGCCATTATTGCACTCTGTAGAGGTACTGTTGGTGATATTGGCCGAATGCGGTGGAGGTGTGGTGGTCGgaacatcatcattatcatcggAAGTATCACAATACCCACGCAAGATATCACCTTCTTCATTGGTAAACCCAAGTGATCCAAGCGAAGAAGGCCAACATTTCTTTTCAATCTTCTCAATCGCCTTGCAACAACCCATTCCAAGATAAGTCTCTCCATTCAGGAAGAACAGTATGATTTCTCCACTGCATGATTGAAGCTCGAACAATGACTCCCAACACCCAGTTGAATCAATATCTTCACCGGTGGCTAATTCCTCGAGTAGAGTTGGTGATGGAGCACCTATAGGGGTGAAGGGCCTTGTGTCAACCAACATGGAAGTGGTTGAAATGAGAAGGGTTAGGAAGATTAATTGGAAACTGTTAGCCATTGTTTTTGTTGAAGAAGATGATATGGGagatggatgatgaagatgatattGGAGTTGGAATTTATAGGAGATG includes:
- the LOC111906187 gene encoding egg cell-secreted protein 1.1; amino-acid sequence: MANSFQLIFLTLLISTTSMLVDTRPFTPIGAPSPTLLEELATGEDIDSTGCWESLFELQSCSGEIILFFLNGETYLGMGCCKAIEKIEKKCWPSSLGSLGFTNEEGDILRGYCDTSDDNDDVPTTTPPPHSANITNSTSTECNNGGF